Proteins from a genomic interval of Nocardioides jishulii:
- a CDS encoding demethylmenaquinone methyltransferase — MARAELDKKPSDVRRMFDAVAKRYDITNTLLSGGQDAMWRRETFAAVDPRPGDLVLDLAAGTGVSSVQFHEAGAVVVPCDFSVGMLQVGKAKHPHLPFVAGDGTQLPFPDDTFDAVTISYGLRNIVDTVAGLREMRRVTRPGGRIVVAEFSHPTWKPFRTLYIEYLMKALPAIARAVSSSPDAYVYLAESIRAWPDQEGLSALMASAGWRDPEFRNLTGGIVALHRATA, encoded by the coding sequence GTGGCCCGCGCTGAACTCGACAAGAAGCCCTCCGACGTCCGTCGCATGTTCGACGCCGTGGCGAAGCGGTACGACATCACCAACACCTTGCTGTCCGGTGGGCAGGACGCGATGTGGCGACGGGAGACCTTCGCTGCCGTCGATCCCCGCCCCGGTGACCTCGTCCTCGACCTGGCGGCGGGCACCGGCGTCTCGTCGGTGCAGTTCCACGAGGCCGGTGCCGTCGTCGTGCCCTGCGACTTCTCGGTCGGCATGCTCCAGGTCGGCAAGGCCAAGCACCCCCACCTGCCCTTCGTGGCGGGTGACGGCACGCAGCTGCCCTTCCCTGACGACACCTTCGACGCCGTGACCATCTCCTACGGCCTGCGCAACATCGTCGACACCGTCGCCGGCCTGCGCGAGATGCGCCGCGTCACCCGACCCGGGGGCCGGATCGTGGTGGCCGAGTTCAGCCACCCGACGTGGAAGCCGTTCCGCACGCTCTACATCGAGTACCTGATGAAGGCGCTGCCCGCGATCGCCAGGGCCGTCTCCTCCAGCCCCGACGCCTACGTCTACCTCGCCGAGTCGATCCGCGCCTGGCCCGACCAGGAGGGACTGTCCGCCCTGATGGCCTCCGCGGGCTGGCGTGACCCAGAGTTCCGCAACCTCACGGGCGGCATCGTCGCCCTGCACCGCGCCACCGCCTGA
- a CDS encoding isochorismate synthase, producing MTNHPTPPATPSLVAVTEAVEVAEVEALLDHLPRTEPVTWLRNGEGMVGWGVAARIRTTGPERFRDADKWWAELCDQAQVRDDVDQPGTGLLAFGSFAFADQPGDSVLTVPSVILGRRGSVAWRTTVHVEDSPAPAAVEVEPRVEPTGVLFSDGALDGETWMGVVADAVARIDAGDLEKVVLARDLIATADAEIDVRAPVAHLATHYPTCWTFHVDGMFGATPEMLVRRERGLVTSRVLAGTIRRTGDDERDLALAATLARSSKDLEEHEYAVRSVADALEPHCSSMNVPESPFVLHLPNVMHLATDVNGVVHDAATVSSLRLAESLHPSAAVGGTPTPVAVALIAEIEGMDRGRYAGPVGWIDADGDGEWGIALRSASVDGAQVRLFAGCGIVGDSAPEAELAESQAKFVPVRDAVTGA from the coding sequence GTGACGAACCATCCGACGCCGCCTGCCACGCCCTCCTTGGTCGCGGTCACCGAAGCCGTCGAGGTGGCCGAGGTGGAGGCCCTGCTCGACCACCTGCCGCGCACCGAACCCGTCACCTGGCTGCGCAACGGTGAGGGAATGGTCGGCTGGGGCGTCGCGGCCCGCATCCGCACCACCGGGCCCGAGCGCTTCCGCGACGCGGACAAGTGGTGGGCCGAGCTGTGCGACCAGGCGCAGGTGCGCGACGACGTCGACCAGCCCGGCACCGGCCTGCTCGCCTTCGGCTCCTTCGCCTTCGCCGACCAGCCCGGCGACTCCGTGCTCACCGTGCCGTCGGTGATCCTGGGCCGCCGCGGGTCGGTGGCCTGGCGCACCACGGTGCACGTGGAGGACAGCCCTGCCCCCGCGGCGGTCGAGGTCGAGCCGCGGGTCGAGCCGACCGGCGTGCTGTTCAGCGACGGTGCCCTCGACGGGGAGACCTGGATGGGAGTCGTCGCCGACGCCGTCGCCCGGATCGACGCCGGCGACCTGGAGAAGGTCGTCCTGGCCCGCGACCTGATCGCCACCGCGGACGCCGAGATCGACGTACGCGCTCCTGTCGCCCACCTGGCCACGCACTACCCGACCTGCTGGACGTTCCACGTCGACGGCATGTTCGGCGCGACGCCCGAGATGCTGGTGCGCCGCGAGCGCGGCCTGGTCACCTCACGCGTGCTGGCAGGCACGATCCGCCGCACCGGCGACGACGAGCGCGACCTCGCCCTGGCCGCCACGCTCGCGCGCAGCTCCAAGGACCTCGAGGAGCACGAGTACGCCGTGCGCTCGGTCGCCGACGCCCTCGAGCCGCACTGCTCGTCGATGAACGTGCCGGAGTCGCCCTTCGTGCTCCACCTGCCCAACGTCATGCACCTGGCCACCGACGTCAACGGGGTCGTCCACGACGCCGCCACCGTGTCGTCGCTGCGCCTGGCCGAGTCGTTGCACCCCTCGGCCGCCGTGGGTGGCACCCCGACCCCGGTCGCGGTGGCGCTGATCGCAGAGATCGAGGGCATGGACCGCGGCCGTTACGCCGGACCCGTGGGTTGGATCGATGCCGACGGCGACGGCGAGTGGGGCATCGCGCTGCGCTCCGCGAGCGTGGACGGCGCCCAGGTGCGGCTCTTCGCCGGCTGCGGAATCGTCGGTGACTCCGCACCCGAGGCCGAGCTGGCCGAGTCGCAGGCCAAGTTCGTCCCGGTGCGCGACGCCGTCACCGGGGCCTGA